AATCACGGTCCTTCGGATCGATGGCATTGTCGATATCAAGGCCGGTATGGATCCATACCGGCTGCCGCGAAATGGTGAGCGGCGTTTCCAGCGGCAGGGCAAAAGAGAATGGTATTTCTTGTTGATCGCCAGGCTTTAACGTGAGGCGGCTGGAGACATTGATTTTGGCAAGGGTATAGGATTCTATGTACTTCTTGTCGTCGCTTTCCCTGGTGTATTCCGTCATCACTTTCAAGTAAATACGGTCGACCGTCTGCTCTACGTTTCCTCCTTTAATGTGAATGACGCCGCGTACTTCTTCACCTGGATAATAGGAGGATTTTTCGAGATGCGTATCGATCTGGGCTGCTCCAATTCCTACACTGGCTAGCATTTTGTTAAAAAACGACATAAAAGATACCTCCATAAGAGAATGTATGATAATGGAATTATACGCTGGAAGATTGCCTCTGGTTTCCGAATTGCAAAAATATTTTTTTGCAGTTTACGTAGTGAAGATATTGACTCCCTGGAAGCTGAAGAATAGCCATGAAATCAGGAAAAAGAGTACAGCCCGTTAGCATTCGCAGGTTCGGCATGGTATATTGGACACGATACCATTAAGGATGGAGCATTCAAGGCATGAGCGAACAACAACGTTCCGGACAAGGAACCAAAAATAACAAATCAACGGCATACGGAAAGAAGCCGGGTGATAAGGCGGCTGCGAACCAAACAGGGGCCAAGCCGGCTTTTAAGCGCGAACATAGGAAGAACAAGGATTCGTTATCGGCTTCATCGTATTCGAAGGCGAAACCGTCCGATAAATATAAGCAAGGAGTACGCGGGCCACGGCCTTCATCCGGACGTGAGCACGCAGATGAGCTGCAAGCAGGCGACATTATTGTCGTTACGATCAAACGGCTTGGCATTAACGGCGAAGGGGTCGGTTATTACCGCCGCAAGGCGGTGTTTATTGACGGAGCAATCACGAACGAAGTTGTCAAAGCCGAGGTGAAAGAGGTCCAGCCTAAATTTATCAAGGCACAGCTGGTAGAAGTGGAGAAGCGATCGCCTTACCGGATAGAACCTCCTTGTCCGGTATTCGGCATCTGTGGCGGCTGCCAAATTCAGCATATCTCCTATGAGGGACAGCTGCAGGCTAAGACGGATATTGTGCGTGAGGCGTTCAGCCGGTATGCAGGACGGGACGATGTGAAGTTTAAGCCGATCCTCGGCATGGAGCACCCATGGAATTACCGGAACAAAGCGCAGCTTCAGCTGAAACGGAAGGGCCACGAAGTGATCGCAGGGCTCTATGAAGCGGACAGCCATACGATTGTGGACATTAGCGGCTGCCCGATTCAGCATCCGAAGGTGAATGAAGCGGTGGAGAAGGTCAAATCCGTCCTCGAAGAGTTGCGGATTCCGCTGCACAAGGAGAATGGAAACAAGGACGGCGTTCGGACGATTGTGGTTCGTCACGGCTTCCAATCCGGGGAGCTTCAGGTGACGCTGGTGACGGCCGGAAGCAAGCTGCCAAGGCAGGAGGATCTCGTTCGCATGCTGCGCCTTACCATTCCGGAGGTGAGCGGGATTTCACTCAATATTAACCCCAAGAAAACCTCACTCATCTTCGGAGACCGGACAATCTCGCTCTGGGGAGCCGAGAGCATGCAGGAATCGCTGAGTGACCTGCAATTCTCGCTGTCGCCCAGAGCGTTCTTCCAGCTGAATCCGCAGCAGACGGTCAAGCTGTATGAGTCGGTCCGGGGGGCAGCCGGATTGACGGGGAAGGAAACCGTCATCGACGCCTACTGCGGAACGGGCACGATCGGCCTGTGGCTTGCGCCTTATGCCCAGGAGGTGCGCGGGATCGAGACGATCCCCGAAGCCGTCGAGGATGCCAAGGCCAATGCGCAGCGAAACGGACGGGCTAATGCGAGCTTTCACGTCGGTCAGGCAGAGGAACTGCTGCCGCGCTGGATCAAGGAGGGTTTGAAGCCGGACGTCATCATTGCCGACCCGCCGCGTACCGGCCTGGACTCGCGCTTCCTGGAGACGGTGCTCCGCACCAAGCCGAAGCGGTTTGTATACGTATCCTGCAATCCCTCGACCTTGGCGAAAGATTGCAAGGTGCTGCTTGACGGCGGTTATGAGCTCGATTGGGTGCAGCCGGTCGACATGTTCCCGCAGACAAGCCATGTGGAGGCGGTAACGCTGTTGATCAGGAAAGACAATTAAAGCGGAGATATTGCAAAGAGGGGCGAAAGAGCCCCTCTTTTTTCATTGTTATAGCAGGACACTTGAGACATCACATTACAAGATTATGGAACAAGACCGTTTGTAGTGAATATTGACCAATTCCAGTCCGCTTCGGTCGACAACACTCATTTTCTATGATATGGTAGCAAGTAATTAGGCATTTCGTTCCCTTGGGACGAGGTGCCTTCTCGCATATTTATAGCCGTTTTACATTAAATGTCTATCTGGAGGTGATGCAATGGTGCTCCTGATTTCCCCGCTACGGGGGGAGAAATCCGTAGTTCATTATGGACGATCGATGGAGAGTGCACCCAAATAACGATAATCTGAGGAGTGTTGTTGAGATGAGAGTAAATTTACGAGCAGAAACGCGCGCCGCGATGAACAAAACTGGACTTAAGCAGCTTCGTCTTTCGGGACGAATTCCGGCGGTTGTATTTGGCACAGGGGAAAACAATATGATGATTCAACTGTCCACCAAAGAATTCGGCAAATGGGCAAGGAACGGCAAGGGAGGAATCCTTGAGCTCCATTTTGACGATCGGGAGCCGCTTCCGGTTTTGCTGGAGTCCGTTCAGCGTGATCCAATTACTCGTGAATACATTCATGTCGACTTTTTGCGCATCAATATAAATGAAGTTGTTCGGACGAGAGTAAATCTCGATTACATCGGCGCCGCCAAGGGAGCCAAACTTGGAGGCGTCGTCCAAATTCAAAGCACGTTCATCGAGATTGAGTCTTTCCCTGACCGTATTCCTGCCATCATTCCAGTTGATATCAGCGAACTGGATATCGGGAATTCCTTACACGTCGGGGATCTTAAACTGCCCGACGGGGTCGTGCTGATCTCTTCGGCAAACGAACTGCTCGTGTCGGTGGTGACACCGAAAGTCCAGTCGGAGCAACCGGAGGCTATGTAATTTCTGCTGCCGGCGATTACTTCCCGATACTCCATCGGGAAGCGATCGCCGGTTTTTTGCGTAAAATTTGATCAGAATCCGGAACTTTCCATCAAGTGAGACTAGGCTTGTCCGTCATTATTATTGTACACTCAAGTCATGTGAACTGCGGTCTGTCGCTTATTCGGCAGCTGCATACTAAGCCAATGAAGGAAGTGTCGAACCATGAATGCAGAATCCGTTATGGCGGAGCTTGAAGCGCTAGGCAAGGAACGGCTCAAGAAAATGTATCTGTCCAATGGGGCGCGTGAACCGCTCTTTGGCGTGGCGACAGGTGCCATGAAGCCGATGGCCAAGAAAATTAAAATCAATCAGCAACTGGCTGAGCAGCTTTATGCCACCGGGAACTACGACGCCATGTACTTTGCCGGCATCATTGCAGACCCTAAAGCGATGACGGCAGCGGATTATAATCGCTGGATGGATGCGGCCTATTTTTATATGCTGTCCGATTATGTGGTTGCCGTAACGTTGGCAGAGGCAGATATTGCGCAAGACGTTGCCGATCAATGGATCGCAAGCGGCGAAGAGCTCAGAATGTCGGCGGGGTGGAGCTGTTACTGCTGGCTGCTCGGCAGCAGACCGGATCGTGAGTTCCCGGAGAGCAAAATCTCGGCCATGCTCGAACTGGTGGAAAAGACCATTCACGAGTCTCCGGACCGAACGAAATCCGCAATGAATAATTTCATGTACACTGCAGCCATCTCCTATTTGCCGCTTCATGATAAGGCGGTTGAGACCGCAAAGGCCGTAGGACCGGTAGAAATGAAGCGGGACAATAAGAGCAAGTTCCTGAACGCTTCCGAAAATATTAGGAAAGAAGTCGAGAGAGGGAAACTAGGTTTTAAACGCAAGTATGTGAGATGTTAAACCATGTTTTTAATCGGCGGATTTGATGGAAGACCTATAGAAGGCGGTGTTTTGCTGCCTTCTTTTAAATATCCTTTTTCATATAGTAATGCGTATGCCGTCCGGCATTCTCGATCTGGCCATATACCTCATACCCCTGCTTGATGTAAAAATCCAAGGCTTGGAAGCTCAATGTATCCAATTTAACAAACTCGCATTGTTTCTCTTTCGCTATTTTTTCCGCCTCGTTTAACAGCTTGGCGCCGTACGCCGATTTACGGAAAGCTTCATCCACGAACAAGTAGTGGATCTCCAGCCAGTTCCAGCATATTTCCCCCACAATTCCGCCCAAAATCTGACCGTCCGCATTCCTCAACAATAGGTTTACTTCCTCATAACGGCCCTTTAAGTCGTCTGGGAAATGCTTGAGATTATACTTAATCATTTGGTTCCTTACGTAATTTATGTCGGCGCTGTTTGATTCTGCAGTTTCATTAGTAAAATAAATTTGCATAAGGTTTGCTCCTTCTGGTATGCCAGATCTGTGGTATGTGTAGGATACGAAATCGGTTTATTCCTATCCTTCTCAAGATATCATAGCTTTCGAGTGGATCGGCGGTAAAAAATCTT
This Paenibacillus sp. JZ16 DNA region includes the following protein-coding sequences:
- the rlmD gene encoding 23S rRNA (uracil(1939)-C(5))-methyltransferase RlmD; this encodes MSEQQRSGQGTKNNKSTAYGKKPGDKAAANQTGAKPAFKREHRKNKDSLSASSYSKAKPSDKYKQGVRGPRPSSGREHADELQAGDIIVVTIKRLGINGEGVGYYRRKAVFIDGAITNEVVKAEVKEVQPKFIKAQLVEVEKRSPYRIEPPCPVFGICGGCQIQHISYEGQLQAKTDIVREAFSRYAGRDDVKFKPILGMEHPWNYRNKAQLQLKRKGHEVIAGLYEADSHTIVDISGCPIQHPKVNEAVEKVKSVLEELRIPLHKENGNKDGVRTIVVRHGFQSGELQVTLVTAGSKLPRQEDLVRMLRLTIPEVSGISLNINPKKTSLIFGDRTISLWGAESMQESLSDLQFSLSPRAFFQLNPQQTVKLYESVRGAAGLTGKETVIDAYCGTGTIGLWLAPYAQEVRGIETIPEAVEDAKANAQRNGRANASFHVGQAEELLPRWIKEGLKPDVIIADPPRTGLDSRFLETVLRTKPKRFVYVSCNPSTLAKDCKVLLDGGYELDWVQPVDMFPQTSHVEAVTLLIRKDN
- a CDS encoding 50S ribosomal protein L25; this translates as MRVNLRAETRAAMNKTGLKQLRLSGRIPAVVFGTGENNMMIQLSTKEFGKWARNGKGGILELHFDDREPLPVLLESVQRDPITREYIHVDFLRININEVVRTRVNLDYIGAAKGAKLGGVVQIQSTFIEIESFPDRIPAIIPVDISELDIGNSLHVGDLKLPDGVVLISSANELLVSVVTPKVQSEQPEAM
- a CDS encoding GNAT family N-acetyltransferase — protein: MQIYFTNETAESNSADINYVRNQMIKYNLKHFPDDLKGRYEEVNLLLRNADGQILGGIVGEICWNWLEIHYLFVDEAFRKSAYGAKLLNEAEKIAKEKQCEFVKLDTLSFQALDFYIKQGYEVYGQIENAGRHTHYYMKKDI
- a CDS encoding sporulation protein, producing the protein MSFFNKMLASVGIGAAQIDTHLEKSSYYPGEEVRGVIHIKGGNVEQTVDRIYLKVMTEYTRESDDKKYIESYTLAKINVSSRLTLKPGDQQEIPFSFALPLETPLTISRQPVWIHTGLDIDNAIDPKDRDFIDVEPDEGASVVFDAVEELGFSFKMATCEYHPRLGQGVPFVQEIEFYPGSSYAGHIKELELILYPEQEGISVLVEVDRRGRGVSGWLQRSLDMDEQHSWVTLDQQDLEQGPSHVAQILDGVIRRSIQ
- a CDS encoding DNA alkylation repair protein, translated to MNAESVMAELEALGKERLKKMYLSNGAREPLFGVATGAMKPMAKKIKINQQLAEQLYATGNYDAMYFAGIIADPKAMTAADYNRWMDAAYFYMLSDYVVAVTLAEADIAQDVADQWIASGEELRMSAGWSCYCWLLGSRPDREFPESKISAMLELVEKTIHESPDRTKSAMNNFMYTAAISYLPLHDKAVETAKAVGPVEMKRDNKSKFLNASENIRKEVERGKLGFKRKYVRC